The genomic segment caccacacaaATATTTCAGTTTCANGGGGTAAGTTGAAGGAATCATCTCTTGGAGTATTTATTAAGTTAGCTGAACTATCATACACATGGTCTGCTGCAAAAGTTCACTATATCCTTACACATCAGCTAGCAGTCAACAATTCGCATGAGGTATGGTCGTTGATTGATGGTAGACCTATCAGATTTTCGTTAAATGAGTTTGCTGAAATAACATGATTAAACTGTCATCCAATTGACTCGTCGGAGAACATAGATGTTGATCATCATGCATTTTGGAGAGAAATGGAGATTGAAACAACTTCAGACGGTCCAAAGTACACTGAGTTGGAAAAGGTTATGGATTTTAGTAAGACATGGTCTGAAGAGAAAAGGATGATGGTTGGTAGGCTAATGTTATTATCTGTTGCAATACATGGCATACATCATGGCTCTAGGATCCCTCTTTCAAGTGCTAAAAGGGTGTTTGATCCAGATGGTTTTGAAAAACATCCTTGGTGTCGAGTGGCTTTTACTTGCTTAGTCAATTCAGTCAAGATTGTTGATTTAGATAAAGACTCTTACACGGTACAAGGATGTGTGCATGCTTTGTTGATTTGGTTGTATGAGAGTGTGCCTGGCATTGGAAAACTGTATGGGTTGAGAAGGTCTACGGGTACTGGCATTCCTTTGCTTGATTGGCAATCAACACGGAAAGGTATCAAGATGAATGAATTGATAAAGGATGAGTATTCTAAACATGGACAGGTTTGTTTTCGAATTTATGACTACaccatttgttttataatttgtcTCTGTTTAGCCTTTTTTCATGTTACGATGAACActtatattttaattctatgaTATATATAGGTCCGTGTAAAGCATATGGTGGATGTTTCAGAGGATCATATGTATCCTGAATGGAGTGACGATGAAGAGAATAAGGATCCAGCCCTAGACAAATTGATTAATGATATTGTCAATGATTGCTTACCTTCAGATGTTTGGAGAGTTGACACAACAGTGAGCatgggaagaaaaaaacgaaaagctAAAGGAAATGAGACTGGCGAGTGTCGAAGCAGtgctaaaaaattgaaaacgaaAGCTGATTTCTCAatcgatgaagaaggagaaaaagatgtaatgaagaaggagaagaaaggcaAGGAACATATGGAGGTTAGTTATTTATTCACTTGCATATTCAATATTGTTTCTTAAGTTATTATTAACAGTTCTATAAACACATGCTTATTTCTTAAGTTATTAAAACACATGTTTCTTAAGTTATTATTCACTTGCATATTCAATATTGTTTCTTAAGTAATATAgtaacaattaaatcattgcaGGATGTTGAAGATGAGAGAAAAAGCTTGTTGGATATTTGGAGGATGATAGAAAAAATGAATGACTCAATTAGCGACTTGGGCAAAAATTTAATCAGTAGGATGGATGCATTAGAAGGTAAATTTGAAGCTTTTGTTGAGAAGAGAATGGTTGTGTTAGATGAGAAGCTTAGTGATAGGATTAGAATGGTGGAGGTAGATTTGAAAGggatgaaagaaacaaaacccacTAATGTCCCAGTTGATTCGACTTCAAACAACAATGAAGAGGATGAGGCTAATAGTCATCAACCAGtaagttttattttggtatttaattTGCAGTTGTTTAATTTTGTCTCCAATATTGTAATACGATTtcattatgtcatttttttcaatctttgcaGTCTTGGATGGTAGAGATGAAAGAGACATCAAAAGATGAATTTCCAGTCCCTCAAGTGGTTAAAAAGACAAACACTGTgagtaataaaaagaagaagtcagAAACTGAAGTATCTGCTGATCTTCCTCTGTGTGAGCAGACTTATGTCACTCAAGATCATCAGAAGAACTTAGTGGGTGATGTTTTAAAGAAACTTGGTCGCAAGAATGTTCGGCCAGCTGCTGTCAAAGTTGAAAAGGAGAAGGGAAAGAGGCCAGCTGTTGATGGTAGTGAACTTGAAGATATTACTGACAAAGTTGTTGCTCTTGATACAAAAATGGCTTCTAGTTCAGAAGATACATGGGATGACCCTCAACAACAGTTGGTTAGTAAAAGGCTTGATGCAACATTGATACGACTTGGAGagcatttaaaaaatttggatggAGATACGACACTAGCAAAACGAGTTCTGCAGTTGGCGAAATTTCAAAAGTATCCATTTGTTGGTAACTCTACTGTGAAACGAATAATCTCTTCCAACGTGTCTTATGATCATCTAAAGCCAGCTGAAGATGCTAAATTACAGAAACTTATGGATTTCCTGAAGCTTGATGAGTAAGTATTATCTTTAGCTTTATGATACTTTGTACACATTAGCCTTATGTCGGTTTACATGTTCTTGATGAGTAAGTATTATGCTTTGTATTTCCTATTAGTACACATTAGCCTTATGTCGGTTTACATGTTTACAGGGAGGCACCTTTGCAAACTGGGAATCCAGATGTTAGATTTTATTGGCAGATTATGACACCAAGATTGGACTGGCCTAGTTTTGATTATGGATGGTTGAAAGACTTTGTAAGTGTATACATATTGGTTTCTATTGGCttttttttgtggtgttgttATGATCATTTCTAACATGAATTTGCTTGTAATGTAGCACATGGGCGCTGCCATGAAGATGTTCCGCAACAGATTCATCTGTGATCCTTCTCAGTACCCTAACCAACGCATAGCCTTTTTGGATCAAGATATGCTCTCATCACTATTGAGAGATTTCGACCAGTTTGCACTTTCACGAAGAAATTTCTTGTTCAGAGACATGTACTTGGAACACTACAATGGTTTAGCTCCTGTTGACTCGCAGACAAAGAAGAAGTGGTACGTTGATGTGGATCATATACGCTTGcctttttgtcaacaaaaatcATTGGGTGGCTCTGGATATTGACTTGCCAGCTAGAACCATATACGTGTATGATAGCATTCCATCCTTGGTGAAAGATTCTGATTTGGTGAAAGAATGCATTGCACTTAGGCGAATGATCCCTGCATTGTTAAGTCAAGCAATTCCTCCACAGGTTCGCAAGAAGAGCTATGCCATGCTAGAGGTGAAACGAGTGACACAAGGTGTGCCATTGAATAAAGATCCAGGCGATTGTGGTGTGTTTGCTCTAAAGTATATTGAGTGCTTGGCCCTTGGGAAAAAATTTGATGGGATATGCGATGAGAACATCCCGGCGATTCGGATAAAACTTGCATGTGAGTTATTTGATGAAGTTGGTGAGAGTATTGGCCATAGAATGACTACTATTTTGTCTCAGCCTAATCAGTTTGTAATACCCCACCTTATTGATGAATCCCTCACTTCATTGATGAGTGATGAGTGATagtttgttttgagtttaaaaccttttatggtggtgtctttgtttttgttgtaattcaTGTTTACTAACGATCATGTGGAATTCATGTTTACAAACGATCATGTGGAATTCATGTTTACTAACgatcatttatttgttttgggtttaaaaCATTAGTTTACTAACGATCATGTCTTCGTTTTGGTTAAGTGTCGTAAGTCAAGTCTTGTTTTATGTTTAAGgcattgaatttgaatttgagaaACCTGCAGTTTTTGAGAAACCTGCAGTTTTAAGTCAAGTCTAGTTAAGTCTAGAGCCTCATAGTCAAGTCTGGTTAAGGCTAAGTCCTTTTACTCAAGTCTGGTTAAGTCCTTAAGTCAAGTCTAGTTAAGTCTAGAGCCTCATACCTGCAGTCTCGTTAGCATCGAGAATTCTTGCTGTCTTGCTATTATTTTtgcaaaccaaaaatattacagtcgaaactaaaacaaaatcgaaGATAGTTTAACAATAACCAGAAGTGTATTCAAagggcaaaacaaaaacaaaaacacaaactgaACTGAAAATGATACTCTAGTTATTACATGTCTTTCGATTATGTCCTACTTGATTGCAATTACCACAAGTGTATTGTATTCttggttttttccttttcatagCAATCTCCAAAGCAGACTTCATTCTTGAATTCTTTGGCCTTCCAGGTTTGTTTTTAGGTATTGGTGGTAAAGCAACCTTGCTCACAACTTGTTCAGGAACTGGTGTACCAAAATCTCTTGGCATGATGGCAGTTGCATAGGAATCACACAAGTAGCTTCTACGGAAATAAGGATGACACATCCTTATTCGAGATATGTTCCTCTTTTCACAAGCCGCAATCGCATGTGCACAAGGCAACTTCTCCAAGTCAAACCTGCGACATGTACACCTtctatatttcaaatttacaaCGTGGAGAGATGATCCACTTGTAACTTGTACTTGATTAGCATCTATATCTTGCACAGTAAGTAGCTTAGCATACTCTACACGACTCtgtaaaacaacataaaatcattattaGTTTAACAACGAGTTATGATTAGAGAATATATACGACAATAAGAAGAGAATATATACCTGTAGAACTTTCTCAACACCACGAGTTAGAGATGTAGTCATTTTTAATGCATCATTCCTTCGATCTGAAAACCATCTAGTCATCATGGACCTAATTGTTTCTAACAGTTCCACAATAGGATAACTTCTAGCGTGTGACATCACCTtattcattgattctgcaatgttACTAGTAAGCAAGTTGTACCTATCACCAGGGAAATGTGCATGTGTCCAGAGTCGCACATCTGCTTGGACAAGGTAATGATGAAGTGCAGGGTTCAAAGCTTCAATCTGATCAAAAATGGTTTGAAAATCGACTACTCTGTAAGCATTCGCCGCCTTCTTAACCAAACCAAATGCTTCCCGACCTTTAAATCGaaccaatatatttttgtacaaATGGTATGTACATATTCCCCTACTAGACTTCGGATAAACCTCCTTAATTGCTTTTCCAATAGATTTGTGCCTATCAGAAATTATGGCTAGACCTTCGTCATCTGGTATCACACACCGGAGTTGTTTGAAAAACCAGTCCCATGATTCATACGGCAATAAGAAGAGAATATATACCTGTAGAACTTTCTCAACACCACGAGTTATGATTAGAGAATATATACGACAATAAGAAGAGAATATATACCTGTAGAACTTTCTCAACACCACGAGTTAGAGATGTAGTCATTTTTAATGCATCATTCCTTCGATCTGAAAACCAACTAGTCATCATGGACCTAATTGTTTCTAACAGTTCCACAATAGGATAACTTCTAGCGTGTGACATCACCTtattcattgattctgcaatgttACTAGTAAGCAAGTTGTACCTATCACCAGGGAAATGTGCATGTGTCCAGAGTCGCACATCTGCTTGGACAAGGT from the Camelina sativa cultivar DH55 chromosome 12, Cs, whole genome shotgun sequence genome contains:
- the LOC109128155 gene encoding uncharacterized protein LOC109128155 → CHPIDSSENIDVDHHAFWREMEIETTSDGPKYTELEKVMDFSKTWSEEKRMMVGRLMLLSVAIHGIHHGSRIPLSSAKRVFDPDGFEKHPWCRVAFTCLVNSVKIVDLDKDSYTVQGCVHALLIWLYESVPGIGKLYGLRRSTGTGIPLLDWQSTRKGIKMNELIKDEYSKHGQVRVKHMVDVSEDHMYPEWSDDEENKDPALDKLINDIVNDC
- the LOC104733882 gene encoding uncharacterized protein LOC104733882, whose protein sequence is MDFLKLDEEAPLQTGNPDVRFYWQIMTPRLDWPSFDYGWLKDFHMGAAMKMFRNRFICDPSQYPNQRIAFLDQDMLSSLLRDFDQFALSRRNFLFRDMYLEHYNGLAPVDSQTKKKWYVDVDHIRLPFCQQKSLGGSGY
- the LOC109128000 gene encoding uncharacterized protein LOC109128000; translation: MDALEGKFEAFVEKRMVVLDEKLSDRIRMVEVDLKGMKETKPTNVPVDSTSNNNEEDEANSHQPSWMVEMKETSKDEFPVPQVVKKTNTVSNKKKKSETEVSADLPLCEQTYVTQDHQKNLVGDVLKKLGRKNVRPAAVKVEKEKGKRPAVDGSELEDITDKVVALDTKMASSSEDTWDDPQQQLVSKRLDATLIRLGEHLKNLDGDTTLAKRVLQLAKFQKYPFVAS